ACCGGTTTATTTTGTCCCCCTCGTAAGCGGACCACACAACGCACcgtcaaattaaaaatatatatattttttaaaacaatgtgtgtTGCGAATACAAATATGAATGattgaaaatatattattacatttactgttaataaAACCAATATGTACGTCTTGACAACAGCTCTCATAGTcgctgcacttttccccccCACATATGTTTTGTTTGCGTTGTTTCCCTCGGACAGAAATAAGCGCAGATTCCCTGGTTTCCTAGCAACCAACGCCATCCAAATAGAATGGCAAAATTTGTGCTTGCTGGTAAAgtttgattttacattttattattaagtatacatttataaacatcgcgttattattattgatttctACAATTGTCATCCTCTGCAGGTAAAACAAACTGCCCTCATTATGCCAAAGCGGAACTTTTAGCAGACAGTCTTCGAAGATCTCTGCCAAACTTCACGGTCCATAAGATCTCCATCCTGCCAGATGACTGGAAGGTAATCTGATCTTATTTTCTCCTGTCACAAATCATTCATGTATCATTCTCGTAATTTATGATGTTCTTTTAATAAGGAATGGCTGGAGGCAACTTGTGAAAGAAATGGCTGGAAACATGAGCATTCGCCTCTAATTTGGAGGGAGCTGGTAGATCAAGGAGGCAAAGGGATGCTTTTAGGAGGCTTCAGTGACTTCTTGGAGCATTGTCAGGTAGGCAGAAATATAACTGCATAATGTAACATACATTATACAGAGAAAACCAATTTATATCATCTGGTAATGTTGTCCACAATGTTTCTCAATAGACAGATCGTTTAGGTTTAGATACCCTGCAGACATAATCATGGATTAAGATTGTAGTCAGAAGAAATCTGGCTTTGTGAATAGATTGTTTGTTGatgctacattaaaaaaaagaccatatTTTCTGTAATAGGGACCAAAACCTTATGAGCCTCCTGGATTAATAAGGAAAATTGTGTCCAAAAGTTAATTGAATGAGTACAgatataaattaatttaaaaaaaacaactaaataaataaactctgaATTCAAGATGAGGGTGACATTCCTATGCTTCACCTTCCAAACTTGCCTTTCTTCATATCAATGTTTGTGTAGGAATACTACAGCATCACATCAGACATGCCCACAAATATAATGCTGAGTGTTGCAGCAGAGAACCTGGAGACCAAGATCAACCTTATTATGGATGAGCAGCATCGTGTCAGTCATTTCCAACCACTACAGATATGGATCGGCAGGTGGGTCAGTCTACAAAAACATGAACCAAAGAAAAAACTTGTTTCCTCTTAAGGATTcatagaaatgtttcaaatcTTTAGTGGGTCAGCTACTTTAACAGATTGGTTGTTTTGTACCTGCTTAGTGCTCTCAGCCCAGCCTGCCACATCCTGATCCCCAATCTGCTCTCCACTGAGGTGTTCCCCCAAATTTCAGCAATCTGCCTCCATCTTCTGGATCTGGATGGGAATGAGGAGGGATTGCAGTGGCTGAAGATGGAGACGGAGGACCTGGCACTCCCTCTGCTCAATCAGGTacagaatttttttaaatttatttatttatttttacaaaatgctAATCGAGGAAGCATTTCAGAAAGAAATCAAAGCCACCTGACTGTATTTATGAACAGGTGGACATTCACACAGATCTGGAACAAGCCTTCCAAGAAGCAGATGTCATCCTTCTGCTGGATGAGTGGTGGTCTGATGATACAGAgaatgaggatgaggaagaaaagaagaggaagataaaGGAAATCTCAGACCTGTACACAGAGTACGGACGACTGATTGACGCAAGGGCCAAGAAGGAGGTGAAGGTGATCGTGTCCGGCAGCTCATTTGTCAACCTCAGGTGTTCGCTTCTCCTAAACAACGCAAGCTCCATCGACAGCCGCCGCTTTGTCACCATGGCGACTCAGCTGGAGAATGAAGCGAGGGCCATCATGGCAAAGAAGTTGAAAGTGAGGACTTCAGGTAGTTGTTGTAATTTCTGTCAACTTGGTGATTCATATTCACCTTTATTCCAGCTGTGTTTTTGCATCGTCTTCTTTTCATGCAAGATTAAGAAcctttccctcttcttcttcttgtattCCAGATATTACAGATGTCATTGTGTGGGGGAACATCAGTGGTAGTTTCTACATTGACCTGCAGAGGGCAAAAGTTTTCAACTATGATGGGCCAATCAAAGGACCACCTTTCTTTTCCCAACCGGTCCTACAGGTTTTCCATGACAGGTGTGTTACACAAAACAGGATCTTGATAAATAGGTATTTAGATAACAAGTCAAAGTATTCATaattcttttattctttaagtTTTCATTCCATAGTGTGTTTTAAACTCTAGACTAATACgagttatttcattttatatgcTTTACTTCTTCATTTCATTGGTTAACTCCACCCACCTGGCACTTAAGCAGgctaaaacaaacataatatgATAAGGTCTGGCTCTTGTCTACTGTCAAATTACAAAAGTGCCTCCCAACCATACTCTGCCATGATTTCAGTCAGTGCCAGTGTTGATTGCACAATAGCCTACATATGACCCAGCAATCTGACCACTCTGATAAAAAACATCCCACACTGGTATTTGCGTTAAAAGCCAATGATTTTCTTTCCCCTTCCAGGAAATGGCTGGAGACAGAGTTTCAAGACTTTGTACGCTGTCAGCGTGCAGCTGTGGTTTCCAAGACCTGCCAAGGAGCTGCCATGTCAGCCACCAACGGGATTCTCACTGTCCTAAAGGCTTGGAATGGCACCTCTAGTCCAGATGAGGTCCTCTCTCTGGGCGTGCTGTGCACAggttaaaacacagaaaacacaatgaGGAGTGGGGAGTATGTACAGGGATGAGATTTTAAGTTTTGAGAAACGGTTTGAGCTTGAATTCATATCTATAAAACTCCTGATTAAACAGTGAAATGTGATTGTACTTTGCTACTTGTAGGCCACAACAATCTCCCAGATGGCGTTGTCCTTTCAGTTCCAGTAACCTTTTCAGATGGTAAGTGGTCGGTGCTGTTTGAAGCGACTGTTGGAGACGAGCTGAAGGAAAGACTCCAACTTTCTGCAAGTGAGCTCAGACAGGTATGCGTGTGTAGTTACAAAAATATTGTGCTCAACACATATTCTCATAGCTCTGTGttaacacatttaacatatGGTGTTATTCTTTCCCAGGAAAAAGAACTTGGATCAGAAAATGGCATGATTGTTatgaatgaagaagaagaaacttagacataaaaaaaaactgcttcttGTTAAGATTTTCCTGtaaacttaaaagaaaaaaaatcacttgcaTATTGACAACGCTGACTATAACATAAAAGTTGCTTAAAATAATCAAAGGAAATAATGAGATAGATTTCAGTGCCACATCTcgtttgtttcagtttgttcttttattctCTTACTTTCACATGTGGAgttgcagttttattttaaatttttctctttttttttaaccagtttaacgacaataaatctttttttcccgCTTCGTGAAACTCTTCCATAGCTGTTATATTTTCAGATGTAAAAGATCAAACTGAGTACTTTATGGAAAAAGGAGAAATTAGAAAatatattccttttttaaaattgtacagTTCAGTAAGTGCTTTTTTTATATAGATCAAGAAGCAATATTTGAAGCATAAAACACACTACTACCATACACAAACTAGTCTGTTAATATCCTTCTCTAAATCTGATGTTATCACTTGCTACCCGTTTCCATTTACAGCTGGGTAGTTTTAAACATGAGGACAGTTAAAAACTTTTACTCCCCTTGTTGGAAAATCAATATTAAACCAACTGAATTTAATGGGCTcttttaaacagaaacattcaaattgattcttttttttttcctcacaaatTGTGCAGTACTTTGTCAGTCGACAAGGAGACCTTTAACAGAGTGCTGTTTTTTACATGCAGAATATACACGTTCCTTTTTAGCATTTCTACACTATACACAAGGAGGcattgactgaaaaaaacaaacaaaaaaaggacagattAGTACAAATACAGTGCACTACGACAAGT
The Scomber scombrus chromosome 24, fScoSco1.1, whole genome shotgun sequence genome window above contains:
- the mdh1b gene encoding putative malate dehydrogenase 1B encodes the protein MAKFVLAGKTNCPHYAKAELLADSLRRSLPNFTVHKISILPDDWKEWLEATCERNGWKHEHSPLIWRELVDQGGKGMLLGGFSDFLEHCQEYYSITSDMPTNIMLSVAAENLETKINLIMDEQHRVSHFQPLQIWIGSALSPACHILIPNLLSTEVFPQISAICLHLLDLDGNEEGLQWLKMETEDLALPLLNQVDIHTDLEQAFQEADVILLLDEWWSDDTENEDEEEKKRKIKEISDLYTEYGRLIDARAKKEVKVIVSGSSFVNLRCSLLLNNASSIDSRRFVTMATQLENEARAIMAKKLKVRTSDITDVIVWGNISGSFYIDLQRAKVFNYDGPIKGPPFFSQPVLQVFHDRKWLETEFQDFVRCQRAAVVSKTCQGAAMSATNGILTVLKAWNGTSSPDEVLSLGVLCTGHNNLPDGVVLSVPVTFSDGKWSVLFEATVGDELKERLQLSASELRQEKELGSENGMIVMNEEEET